The following proteins come from a genomic window of Deinococcus malanensis:
- a CDS encoding argininosuccinate synthase: MAKDKIVLAYSGGLDTSIILKWLQTERNYDVICFTADLGQGDEVEEARVKALNTGAVAAYALDLREEFVRDYVFPMFRSSALYEGYYLLGTSIARPLIAKKMVEIAQKEGAVAVSHGATGKGNDQVRFEMTAYALQPDIVTVAPWRDWEFQGRADLEAFAHEHGIPVPTTKKDPWSTDANMLHISYEGGILEDPWAEPPAHMFKLTVGPEEAPDEAEYVEVQFLNGDAVAINGETLSPAALLDRANEIGGRHGIGRVDLVENRFVGMKSRGVYETPGGTLLYHARRAVESLTLDREVLHQRDALGPKYAELVYNGFWFAPEREALQVYMDHVAQAVTGTARLKLYKGNCIVAGRKAERSLYDKDLVSFEAGGDYNQHDAGAFIKLNALRMRVQARVEAKAGQKDKAGV, translated from the coding sequence ATGGCAAAAGACAAGATCGTACTGGCATACAGTGGTGGCCTCGACACCAGCATCATCCTCAAGTGGCTGCAGACCGAGCGCAACTACGACGTGATCTGCTTTACCGCCGACCTGGGTCAGGGGGATGAGGTCGAGGAAGCCCGCGTCAAGGCACTGAATACGGGAGCAGTCGCAGCCTACGCCCTGGATCTGCGCGAGGAATTCGTGCGCGATTACGTGTTTCCCATGTTCCGCTCCAGCGCCCTGTATGAGGGTTACTACCTGCTGGGCACCTCCATTGCCCGGCCGCTGATTGCCAAGAAGATGGTCGAGATCGCCCAGAAGGAAGGCGCCGTGGCCGTGTCGCACGGCGCGACCGGCAAGGGCAACGATCAGGTGCGTTTCGAGATGACCGCCTATGCCCTGCAGCCCGACATCGTCACGGTCGCTCCGTGGCGCGACTGGGAGTTCCAGGGCCGCGCGGACCTTGAAGCCTTCGCACACGAGCACGGCATTCCGGTCCCCACCACCAAGAAAGACCCGTGGAGCACAGATGCCAACATGCTGCATATCTCCTACGAGGGCGGCATCCTCGAAGACCCCTGGGCCGAGCCGCCTGCCCACATGTTCAAGCTGACGGTCGGCCCCGAGGAAGCCCCCGATGAGGCCGAGTACGTGGAAGTGCAGTTCCTGAATGGCGACGCCGTGGCCATCAACGGCGAGACCCTGTCACCTGCTGCACTGCTGGACCGGGCCAATGAGATCGGTGGCCGGCATGGCATCGGTCGTGTCGATCTGGTCGAGAACCGCTTCGTGGGCATGAAGTCGCGCGGCGTTTATGAAACGCCCGGCGGCACGCTGCTGTACCACGCCCGCCGTGCGGTGGAAAGCCTGACCCTGGACCGCGAGGTGCTTCACCAGCGCGACGCCCTGGGTCCCAAGTACGCCGAACTGGTCTACAACGGCTTCTGGTTCGCGCCCGAGCGTGAGGCGCTGCAGGTGTACATGGACCACGTGGCCCAGGCGGTAACCGGCACCGCGCGCCTCAAGCTGTACAAAGGAAACTGCATCGTGGCTGGGCGCAAGGCCGAGCGCAGCCTGTACGACAAGGATCTGGTGAGCTTCGAGGCGGGCGGCGACTACAACCAGCACGACGCTGGGGCCTTTATCAAGCTCAACGCGCTGCGCATGCGGGTCCAGGCGCGGGTGGAAGCCAAAGCCGGGCAGAAGGACAAGGCCGGGGTCTGA
- a CDS encoding DinB family protein, with protein sequence MPELAEVVTGHLPFLQALTEQQAARKPAPGVWCAKEILGHLIDSGVNNHARFVQARAQSGLDLPGYDQNAWVVAGAYSERSWADVLGLWAGYQQHLAHVIASLPAGSLDHTLSVGGGAPVTLHFLTQDYVAHQLHHLSQIPERAGL encoded by the coding sequence GTGCCGGAGCTGGCAGAAGTTGTCACCGGGCATCTGCCGTTCCTGCAGGCCCTGACTGAGCAGCAGGCCGCCCGTAAGCCTGCTCCGGGCGTCTGGTGTGCCAAGGAGATCCTGGGTCACCTGATCGACAGCGGTGTCAACAACCACGCCCGTTTTGTCCAGGCGCGCGCACAGAGCGGTCTCGACTTGCCTGGCTACGATCAGAATGCCTGGGTTGTAGCGGGAGCCTACAGCGAGAGGTCCTGGGCTGACGTGCTGGGGCTGTGGGCCGGGTACCAGCAGCACCTCGCTCATGTCATCGCCTCGCTGCCAGCGGGGAGCCTGGACCATACCCTGAGCGTCGGTGGCGGAGCGCCGGTCACCCTGCACTTCCTGACGCAGGATTATGTGGCTCATCAGTTGCACCACCTGTCACAGATTCCGGAGCGGGCCGGGTTATGA
- a CDS encoding GNAT family N-acetyltransferase, with the protein MSLPGGYTLRSATAADAAVIAAQRGQMFVDMNELTAQGAEEQLDLWADWLRSAIPQGDYRGVLVVHGAHVVGGVGMMLHPKIPSARDRALFSAYVMNMYVVPQHRRRGLAEALMNEMLVQARSQGLHSVKLHAAPMGRAIYERLGFVESTNPELRLSLEQP; encoded by the coding sequence ATGAGTCTGCCCGGGGGCTACACGCTGCGGTCCGCCACGGCGGCAGATGCCGCTGTGATCGCGGCGCAACGGGGGCAGATGTTCGTGGATATGAACGAGCTGACTGCCCAGGGTGCCGAAGAGCAGCTGGACCTGTGGGCCGACTGGCTGCGCTCGGCCATCCCTCAGGGGGATTACCGCGGAGTTCTGGTCGTCCACGGTGCGCACGTGGTCGGCGGTGTGGGCATGATGCTTCATCCCAAAATACCCAGCGCCCGGGACAGGGCCCTGTTCTCGGCCTATGTCATGAACATGTACGTGGTTCCGCAGCACCGGCGGCGTGGGCTGGCCGAGGCGCTGATGAACGAAATGCTGGTGCAGGCCCGCTCGCAAGGTCTGCACAGCGTCAAGCTGCACGCCGCACCCATGGGCCGGGCCATCTATGAGCGCCTGGGCTTTGTGGAGTCCACCAACCCGGAACTGCGTCTGTCCCTGGAGCAGCCATGA
- a CDS encoding GNAT family N-acetyltransferase — MSQPVSIRPVMYADLPGFHAVMMAAGMDPRSSWNRTTLADLERSMFGADSGGFIAVLGGAQVVGCVGYRPDGAQTLTLNKLVARPEVRGQGIGRLLVQAVEGQARQDGYARVLLAVSQFNREVMPFYIRLGYVRSEEPYAHAHPASPAPAVFVKLLDVPA, encoded by the coding sequence ATGAGCCAGCCCGTATCCATCCGTCCTGTCATGTATGCCGACCTGCCGGGCTTTCACGCCGTGATGATGGCCGCCGGCATGGACCCCCGCAGCAGCTGGAACCGCACCACGCTGGCTGACCTGGAACGGTCGATGTTTGGTGCGGACTCGGGTGGATTTATTGCTGTGCTTGGGGGTGCTCAGGTGGTGGGCTGCGTCGGGTACCGTCCGGATGGAGCACAGACGCTGACGCTCAATAAGCTGGTCGCCCGGCCCGAGGTGCGTGGGCAGGGAATAGGCCGCTTGCTGGTGCAGGCGGTGGAGGGTCAGGCCCGCCAGGATGGCTACGCCCGCGTGCTGCTGGCCGTCTCGCAGTTCAACCGGGAAGTCATGCCCTTCTACATCCGTCTGGGCTACGTCCGGTCCGAGGAACCCTACGCCCACGCCCACCCGGCCAGTCCGGCGCCTGCGGTGTTTGTCAAACTCCTGGATGTGCCGGCGTGA
- the argH gene encoding argininosuccinate lyase, with amino-acid sequence MTPSTQDKKLWGGRFAEATDGLVELFNASVGFDQRLAEQDIRGSLAHVVMLGQVGILTSEEVAQISDGLGAVLADIRAGTFEWRLDREDVHMNVEAALRDRIGPVAGKLHTARSRNDQVAVDFRLFTKEAALDLAEKTRSLRAVMLAEAEKHLADEVILPGYTHLQVAQPILLAHWFMAYVAMLERDEGRLRDAAARMDESPLGSSALAGTPWPIDRHATAAALGFARPTANSLDGVGSRDFALEFLSACAILSAHLSRLSEELIVYSTFEFGFLTLPDSHTTGSSIMPQKKNPDVSELARAKAGRVFGNLMGLLTVVKGTPLAYNKDLQEDKEGVFDSYDTLSIVLRLYTEMLPRTVWHADVTRAAAARGYSTATDVADFLARQGVPFREAHEVVGGLVGLASRSGRQLWDLSDEELRAAHPLLTGEVAQALTVEQSVRARQSFGGTAPDRVREAIGQAREALTHEALG; translated from the coding sequence ATGACACCATCAACACAAGACAAGAAGCTCTGGGGTGGGCGCTTTGCCGAAGCCACCGACGGTCTGGTCGAACTGTTCAACGCCTCAGTGGGTTTTGACCAGCGCCTCGCCGAGCAGGATATTCGTGGCTCGCTGGCCCACGTGGTCATGCTGGGACAGGTCGGCATTCTGACCAGCGAGGAGGTCGCGCAGATCAGTGACGGCCTGGGCGCCGTACTGGCCGACATCCGCGCGGGCACCTTCGAGTGGCGCCTGGACCGCGAGGACGTTCACATGAACGTGGAAGCTGCCCTGCGTGACCGCATCGGTCCCGTGGCCGGCAAGCTGCATACCGCCCGCAGCCGCAACGATCAGGTGGCGGTGGACTTCCGGCTGTTTACCAAGGAAGCGGCGCTGGACCTTGCAGAGAAGACCCGCAGCCTGCGTGCAGTCATGCTGGCCGAGGCCGAAAAGCACCTGGCAGACGAGGTCATTCTGCCCGGATACACGCACCTGCAGGTGGCGCAGCCGATCTTGCTCGCGCACTGGTTCATGGCCTACGTGGCCATGCTGGAGCGCGACGAGGGCCGCTTGCGCGACGCCGCAGCGCGCATGGACGAGTCGCCGCTGGGCAGTTCAGCACTGGCCGGCACACCGTGGCCGATTGACCGCCACGCCACTGCCGCGGCGCTGGGCTTTGCCCGGCCCACGGCCAACTCTCTGGATGGTGTCGGCAGCCGTGACTTCGCGCTGGAGTTCCTGTCGGCCTGCGCGATCCTCTCGGCGCACCTCTCGCGCCTGTCCGAAGAGCTGATTGTGTACTCCACCTTCGAATTCGGCTTCCTGACGCTCCCGGACTCGCATACCACCGGCAGTTCGATCATGCCCCAGAAGAAAAACCCCGACGTCTCGGAACTGGCCCGCGCCAAGGCCGGCCGGGTCTTCGGCAACCTGATGGGCCTGCTCACGGTGGTCAAGGGCACCCCGCTGGCCTACAACAAGGACCTGCAGGAGGACAAGGAAGGGGTCTTTGACTCCTACGACACCCTCAGCATCGTGCTGCGCCTGTATACCGAGATGCTGCCCCGGACCGTGTGGCACGCCGACGTGACCCGCGCCGCCGCCGCACGTGGCTACAGCACCGCGACCGACGTGGCCGACTTCCTGGCCCGCCAGGGTGTGCCGTTCCGCGAAGCGCACGAGGTGGTGGGTGGACTGGTCGGGCTGGCCAGTCGTTCCGGGCGGCAGCTGTGGGACCTGAGCGACGAGGAACTGCGCGCCGCGCACCCGCTGCTGACTGGCGAGGTGGCGCAGGCCCTGACCGTCGAGCAGAGCGTGCGTGCCCGCCAGAGCTTCGGCGGCACGGCCCCTGACCGGGTCCGCGAGGCCATTGGCCAGGCGCGTGAGGCGCTGACCCATGAGGCGCTGGGCTGA
- a CDS encoding GNAT family N-acetyltransferase yields the protein MTLTPVSLSSMHISLRQAATADFPVILDLLGRCGLHTGSVTPEGSTYWIAQLDGVPGGCIGLEHGDGVSLIRSTAVVPEARSQGLGRALVLSALTQASLRGDHTVYLFSSEAGDYWKRFDFEPSTVQAVGEALPGASQVRSGFDKGWIHDEQVWRRSLNEAGGEAGT from the coding sequence ATGACCCTGACCCCTGTATCCCTGAGTTCCATGCATATCAGCCTGCGCCAGGCTGCAACTGCCGACTTCCCTGTGATCCTTGACCTGCTGGGCCGCTGCGGGCTACACACCGGCAGCGTCACGCCGGAGGGCAGCACCTACTGGATTGCCCAGCTCGACGGCGTTCCAGGCGGCTGTATCGGGCTGGAGCACGGCGACGGCGTTTCGCTGATCCGCTCCACGGCCGTGGTGCCGGAAGCCCGTTCGCAGGGCCTGGGCCGGGCGCTGGTGCTCTCGGCGTTGACCCAGGCCAGCCTGCGGGGGGACCACACCGTCTACCTGTTCAGCTCCGAGGCCGGGGACTACTGGAAGCGTTTTGACTTCGAACCGTCCACCGTGCAGGCCGTGGGCGAGGCCCTGCCCGGAGCGTCGCAGGTCCGTAGCGGCTTTGACAAGGGCTGGATTCATGACGAGCAGGTATGGCGGCGGAGCCTCAACGAAGCGGGTGGGGAGGCCGGAACATGA
- a CDS encoding GNAT family N-acetyltransferase, which yields MTDSNVQIRLATPNDKDTVCRVFREAGLDTEAALAEGTTYWVLERGGQPVGSIGLEHGEGVSLLRGAAVLPETRGGGLGRRLIMSALEYAQARGDRAIYMFSKGGDWSSFGFQQVPLAVVMGDMPEAPQVQAYKARGERPGGTTWMRNLSQ from the coding sequence ATGACCGATTCCAATGTTCAGATTCGTCTTGCCACCCCCAACGACAAGGACACCGTTTGCCGCGTGTTCCGCGAAGCGGGCCTGGATACCGAAGCGGCGCTTGCCGAAGGCACCACTTACTGGGTGCTGGAGCGCGGCGGGCAGCCTGTGGGCAGCATCGGCCTGGAGCATGGCGAGGGGGTCTCCCTGCTGCGTGGCGCGGCGGTGCTGCCCGAAACGCGGGGCGGGGGACTGGGGCGCCGGCTGATCATGAGCGCCCTGGAGTACGCCCAGGCGCGCGGCGACCGCGCCATCTACATGTTCAGCAAGGGCGGCGACTGGAGCTCTTTCGGCTTCCAGCAGGTGCCGCTGGCGGTCGTGATGGGCGACATGCCCGAAGCGCCCCAGGTGCAGGCCTACAAGGCCCGGGGCGAGCGGCCCGGCGGCACCACCTGGATGCGCAACCTGAGCCAGTAA
- a CDS encoding N-acetyltransferase, producing MTFLALDSIAIPDVHPQAPLRMRKARLSDIDAIHELIGYWAARGLMLVRARGLLAETIRDFHLVLAEPHEGQPGGLVGVCGLHLLAPDLAEVRGLAIHPNMQGRGLGRDLVAACEQEAREIALPALFAWTYQQGFFEKCGFYRIEKTNLHPKVWSECQRCAFFENCNEIAMFKALG from the coding sequence ATGACCTTTCTGGCCCTGGATTCCATCGCTATTCCTGATGTTCATCCGCAGGCGCCGCTGAGGATGCGCAAGGCGCGCCTGTCGGATATTGACGCCATTCATGAGCTGATCGGCTACTGGGCCGCCCGCGGGCTGATGCTGGTGCGTGCCCGGGGTCTGCTGGCCGAGACCATCCGCGACTTTCATCTGGTGCTGGCCGAGCCGCACGAGGGTCAGCCCGGCGGGCTGGTCGGCGTGTGTGGCCTGCACCTGCTGGCCCCGGACCTGGCAGAGGTCCGTGGACTGGCGATTCATCCCAACATGCAGGGGCGCGGCCTGGGGCGTGATCTGGTGGCGGCCTGTGAGCAGGAGGCCCGTGAAATCGCCCTTCCAGCCCTGTTCGCCTGGACCTACCAGCAGGGGTTCTTCGAGAAGTGCGGCTTTTACCGCATCGAGAAGACCAACCTGCACCCCAAGGTCTGGAGCGAATGTCAGCGCTGCGCGTTCTTCGAGAACTGCAACGAGATTGCCATGTTCAAGGCCTTGGGATGA
- the carA gene encoding glutamine-hydrolyzing carbamoyl-phosphate synthase small subunit, giving the protein MIRKERAILALEDGTVYRGYAFGHRGETVGEVVFNTSMTGYQEIMTDPSYNGQIVTITYPHVGNYGVAIYDMESNKPYVRGFISREFSGEYSNHRAQQSLESFMQQYGVVSIQGIDTRALVRRLRTGGVVKGVIAHRSYTHPEDPYGEFTPAEEQVYVQRALGHQDIDGHDMTREVTTALPYAFPTLRQGKRVVLMDFGIKHTIIERLAEVGIEPIVVPAHTTPAQIMALQPHGLFLSNGPGDPAPLEYAHKTAWELMGLLPTFGICLGHQILGLAAGGRTFKMKFGHRGGNQPVKNLLTGNVEITSQNHGYAVDIDSIPNGAFVATHVNLNDGTLEGMAHSRYPVFSVQYHPEASPGPHDSRYLFDRFIEEIDAFDGGNGSPVAKAAAGRLGV; this is encoded by the coding sequence ATGATCAGAAAGGAACGGGCCATCCTGGCTCTGGAAGACGGTACCGTATACCGGGGATACGCCTTCGGGCACCGTGGTGAAACGGTGGGTGAGGTGGTGTTCAACACCTCCATGACCGGGTACCAGGAGATCATGACCGATCCCAGCTACAACGGGCAGATCGTGACCATCACCTACCCGCACGTCGGCAACTACGGCGTGGCGATCTATGACATGGAGAGCAACAAGCCGTACGTACGCGGCTTTATCTCCCGGGAGTTTTCGGGAGAGTACAGCAACCACCGCGCGCAGCAGTCGCTTGAAAGCTTCATGCAGCAGTACGGTGTGGTCAGTATTCAGGGCATTGATACACGCGCACTGGTACGTCGCCTGCGGACCGGTGGGGTCGTCAAGGGCGTGATCGCGCACCGCAGTTACACCCATCCGGAAGATCCGTACGGCGAATTCACCCCGGCGGAGGAACAGGTGTATGTGCAGCGTGCCCTGGGCCATCAGGACATCGACGGGCACGACATGACCCGCGAGGTCACAACAGCGCTGCCCTACGCCTTTCCAACCCTGCGTCAGGGCAAGCGCGTGGTACTGATGGATTTCGGAATCAAGCACACCATCATCGAGCGGCTGGCCGAGGTGGGCATCGAGCCCATCGTGGTGCCGGCGCACACCACCCCCGCGCAGATCATGGCGCTGCAGCCGCACGGCCTGTTCCTGTCCAACGGTCCCGGCGATCCCGCACCGCTGGAGTACGCCCACAAGACCGCCTGGGAACTGATGGGGCTACTGCCGACCTTCGGCATCTGCCTGGGCCACCAGATTCTGGGGCTGGCGGCCGGCGGCCGGACCTTCAAGATGAAATTCGGGCACCGCGGCGGCAACCAGCCAGTCAAGAACCTGCTGACCGGTAATGTGGAGATCACTTCCCAGAACCACGGCTACGCGGTAGACATCGATTCCATTCCGAACGGGGCTTTCGTGGCCACCCACGTGAACCTCAACGACGGCACCCTGGAAGGAATGGCGCACAGCCGCTACCCGGTGTTCAGCGTGCAGTACCACCCCGAAGCATCGCCCGGGCCCCACGACAGCCGGTACCTGTTCGACCGCTTCATCGAGGAAATCGACGCGTTCGACGGTGGCAACGGGTCCCCGGTGGCTAAGGCTGCGGCCGGGCGCCTGGGCGTCTGA
- the ung gene encoding uracil-DNA glycosylase — protein sequence MSDSPDLFGTPTGEKAPHAIMPAGLPASWQEALAGEFAAPYFHDLKDFLVEERRAHTVYPPAADVFNALRYTPLENVKVMILGQDPYHGSGQAHGLSFSVRPGVRVPPSLQNIYKELQTDIPGFTPPRHGYLRAWAEQGVLLLNAVLTVRAGEANSHAGKGWEHFTDAVIRAVNARPGRVVFVLWGAYARKKAKLIAAPQHVIIESAHPSPLSVTRFMGTRPFSRVNAALEEVGEAPINWQLPLQVEE from the coding sequence ATGAGTGACTCTCCCGACCTGTTTGGCACGCCCACGGGCGAGAAGGCGCCGCACGCGATCATGCCTGCCGGGCTGCCGGCGTCCTGGCAGGAGGCACTGGCCGGAGAATTTGCCGCGCCGTACTTTCACGACCTGAAAGACTTCCTGGTCGAGGAGCGGCGAGCCCATACGGTCTATCCACCTGCGGCGGATGTCTTCAATGCGCTGCGCTATACGCCGCTGGAAAACGTGAAGGTCATGATCCTGGGTCAGGACCCCTACCACGGGTCCGGTCAGGCGCACGGTCTGAGCTTCAGCGTACGTCCCGGCGTGCGGGTGCCGCCCAGCCTGCAGAACATCTACAAGGAATTGCAGACCGATATCCCGGGCTTTACGCCGCCGCGCCATGGTTACCTGAGGGCCTGGGCCGAGCAGGGCGTGCTGCTGCTCAATGCCGTGCTCACTGTGCGGGCCGGCGAAGCCAACAGTCACGCCGGCAAGGGATGGGAACACTTCACCGACGCGGTGATCCGGGCAGTTAATGCCCGGCCGGGCCGGGTGGTCTTCGTGCTGTGGGGTGCTTATGCCCGCAAGAAGGCCAAGCTGATTGCGGCGCCGCAACACGTGATTATCGAGTCGGCGCACCCCAGTCCGCTGAGTGTGACGCGCTTTATGGGCACCCGGCCGTTCAGTCGGGTCAATGCCGCGCTGGAGGAAGTCGGGGAGGCGCCGATTAACTGGCAGCTGCCCTTACAGGTCGAGGAATGA
- a CDS encoding DNA topoisomerase IB, translating into MPSRTELLAEEYLRREGHDPKAFRYFYPDGSEYDDTEGVARIAQLAVPPAYTDVYVSPDPDAELQAFGRDAAGRLQYRYHPDFVQAGALRKWQRLTRFAGVLPVLRAATTADLRVSGLPPRKVMGLMTRLLHVARFRVGSDLYAQRHKTYGLSTLRQRHVTVESQTVTFCFRGKHGVSQHKATTDRTLASNIARLLELPGPWLFQTVGEEGARRRVRAGELNAYLREVMGPFTAKDFRTWGGTLLAAEYLAETGVADNERQARRALVDCVKYVASDLGNTPAVTRGSYICPVIFDRYLEGKVLDDYEPRASRSGEGLEGLTRSEAALKRMLESEKALRGRRSRR; encoded by the coding sequence ATGCCCAGCCGAACCGAACTGCTGGCCGAGGAATACCTGCGCCGCGAGGGACATGATCCCAAAGCCTTCCGCTATTTCTATCCGGACGGCTCCGAGTACGACGACACGGAAGGAGTGGCGCGCATTGCCCAGCTGGCGGTGCCGCCGGCCTATACCGACGTGTATGTCTCGCCTGACCCGGACGCCGAGTTGCAGGCCTTCGGCCGGGACGCGGCCGGCCGCCTTCAATACCGCTACCACCCGGATTTCGTGCAGGCCGGTGCCCTGCGCAAATGGCAGCGCCTGACCCGCTTTGCCGGGGTGCTGCCGGTTCTACGCGCCGCCACCACCGCTGACCTGCGTGTTAGTGGCCTGCCACCGCGCAAGGTCATGGGGCTGATGACCCGGCTGCTGCACGTGGCGCGGTTCCGGGTCGGCAGCGACCTGTATGCCCAGCGCCACAAGACGTATGGCCTGAGCACCCTGCGCCAGCGACACGTGACCGTTGAGAGTCAGACCGTGACGTTCTGTTTTCGTGGCAAGCACGGCGTCTCACAGCACAAGGCCACCACCGACCGGACCCTGGCCAGCAACATTGCCCGGCTTCTCGAACTGCCGGGTCCCTGGCTGTTTCAGACTGTAGGCGAGGAAGGCGCACGCCGGCGGGTCCGGGCCGGCGAACTGAATGCCTACCTGCGGGAGGTCATGGGGCCCTTTACCGCCAAGGACTTCCGCACCTGGGGCGGCACGCTGCTGGCAGCCGAATATCTGGCGGAAACCGGCGTGGCTGACAACGAAAGGCAGGCCAGGCGGGCCCTGGTGGACTGCGTGAAGTACGTGGCCTCGGACCTGGGCAACACCCCGGCAGTGACGCGCGGCAGTTATATCTGTCCGGTGATTTTCGACCGGTATCTGGAAGGAAAGGTGCTCGACGACTACGAGCCGCGGGCCAGCCGCAGTGGCGAGGGCCTGGAGGGGCTCACCCGCAGCGAGGCGGCGCTCAAGCGCATGCTGGAAAGCGAAAAAGCCCTGCGTGGGCGGCGTTCGCGCCGCTGA
- a CDS encoding DUF427 domain-containing protein, whose protein sequence is MPRPVPQIPQPGQESVWAYPRPPRVERTAKRIEIWLGGTRIAETSGAFRVLETSHPPTYYLPRTAFETGVLSPAPGASVCEWKGQASYWTLSSGSKTAVAAGWSYEHPHPDFQDIAGHIAVYAGYMDECRVAGERVTPQPGGFYGGWITAEVVGPFKGEPGSLGW, encoded by the coding sequence ATGCCACGGCCTGTGCCACAGATTCCGCAACCCGGTCAGGAAAGCGTCTGGGCCTATCCCCGTCCACCTCGCGTGGAGCGCACTGCAAAACGGATCGAGATCTGGCTGGGGGGAACAAGGATTGCCGAGACGTCCGGAGCCTTCCGGGTCCTGGAGACCAGCCACCCTCCCACCTATTACCTTCCACGCACCGCGTTCGAGACCGGTGTGCTCAGCCCTGCCCCCGGGGCCAGCGTCTGCGAATGGAAGGGTCAGGCGTCGTACTGGACACTGTCGTCCGGCAGTAAAACGGCCGTGGCGGCCGGCTGGAGTTACGAGCATCCGCATCCCGATTTTCAGGACATTGCCGGTCATATCGCGGTCTACGCCGGATACATGGACGAATGCCGGGTGGCCGGCGAACGCGTGACCCCGCAGCCCGGCGGGTTCTACGGCGGGTGGATAACGGCAGAGGTGGTCGGTCCGTTTAAGGGTGAGCCCGGCAGCCTGGGCTGGTAA
- a CDS encoding nucleotidyltransferase domain-containing protein, giving the protein MLLESTLPVYWALSEAGVTAWLIEGNAIELLARRHVRDHDDLDFLIPAAQGRQAGAALEQQGFLHAHGSLEAGTVFYRREDLLVDLVPVQADPPRMLGELSRMNWPGHFLDEWWVEVRGVRVRTLSPAMHRVMKDTVSAYYGVELREKDRLDLAALATLDT; this is encoded by the coding sequence ATGTTGCTTGAAAGCACCCTCCCGGTGTACTGGGCACTGTCGGAGGCAGGAGTCACCGCATGGCTGATCGAGGGCAACGCCATTGAACTGCTTGCCCGGCGCCATGTGCGCGATCACGACGACCTGGACTTTCTGATTCCGGCCGCTCAGGGCCGGCAGGCCGGGGCCGCCCTGGAACAGCAGGGCTTCCTCCACGCCCACGGCTCGCTGGAGGCGGGAACTGTGTTTTACAGACGCGAGGACCTGCTGGTCGACCTCGTTCCGGTGCAGGCTGACCCGCCGCGCATGCTTGGTGAACTCTCGCGGATGAACTGGCCGGGGCACTTTCTGGACGAGTGGTGGGTCGAGGTCCGTGGTGTGCGGGTCCGGACCCTGAGCCCCGCCATGCACCGGGTCATGAAAGACACCGTCTCGGCGTACTACGGGGTGGAATTAAGGGAGAAAGACCGGCTGGATCTGGCCGCCCTTGCTACCTTGGACACATGA
- the pth gene encoding aminoacyl-tRNA hydrolase: MKLVVGLGNPGAQYAQTRHNVGWLVVDEVARRWGGTWRKDKDAEVAEIRLGAAPGVKVLLVKPQTFMNASGKAVVPRLSFFKLPPEALLVVQDDLDSPFGLMKFRLGGRHGGQNGVRDIIRLLGTEAFVRLKLGISRPPAGRDPADWVLSRWRDEERSTLEELVRLGAGAVERWATAGLGEAQQAFNSTDLRPRLEPAPESQPAPEPQPATPSRPQADAPVERPEV; the protein is encoded by the coding sequence GTGAAACTGGTCGTGGGTCTGGGCAACCCGGGGGCGCAGTATGCGCAGACCCGGCACAACGTCGGCTGGCTGGTGGTGGACGAGGTGGCCCGGCGCTGGGGAGGCACCTGGCGCAAGGACAAGGATGCTGAGGTCGCCGAAATACGCCTGGGTGCCGCGCCGGGGGTCAAGGTTCTGCTGGTCAAACCGCAGACCTTTATGAACGCCTCGGGCAAGGCGGTGGTGCCCCGCCTGTCGTTTTTTAAGCTGCCTCCCGAGGCCCTGCTGGTGGTGCAGGACGATCTGGACAGCCCCTTTGGCCTGATGAAATTCCGGCTGGGTGGGCGCCATGGCGGGCAGAACGGGGTGCGGGACATCATCCGGCTCTTGGGCACCGAGGCGTTCGTGCGCCTGAAGCTGGGCATCTCGCGGCCCCCGGCAGGTCGGGACCCGGCAGACTGGGTCCTCAGCCGCTGGCGCGACGAGGAGCGCAGCACCCTGGAAGAACTGGTGCGTCTGGGTGCGGGAGCCGTGGAACGCTGGGCCACAGCTGGACTGGGGGAAGCGCAGCAGGCCTTCAACAGCACGGACCTGCGTCCCAGGCTGGAGCCAGCTCCTGAATCCCAGCCTGCCCCTGAACCCCAGCCGGCCACTCCCTCCAGGCCCCAGGCTGACGCGCCCGTAGAGCGTCCGGAGGTCTGA